From the genome of Malus sylvestris chromosome 6, drMalSylv7.2, whole genome shotgun sequence, one region includes:
- the LOC126627327 gene encoding ubiquitin-conjugating enzyme E2-23 kDa-like, whose protein sequence is MSSPSKRREMDLMKLMMSDYKVEMINDGMQEFYVDFKGPKESPYQGGVWRIRVELPDAYPYKSPSIGFVNKIYHPNVDEMSGSVCLDVINQTWSPMFDLVNVFEVFLPQLLLYPNPSDPLNGEAAALMMRDRTAYDQRVKEYCEKYAKAEDVGGAPEEHSSDEELSEDEYDSGDDAVAGQADP, encoded by the exons ATGTCTTCCCCAAGCAAACGCCGTGAGATGGATTTGATGAAACT GATGATGAGCGATTACAAGGTGGAGATGATCAATGACGGCATGCAAGAGTTTTATGTGGATTTCAAAGGCCCCAAAGAGA GTCCGTATCAAGGAGGTGTCTGGAGGATAAGGGTGGAGTTACCGGATGCTTATCCTTACAAATCTCCTTCTATCGGCTTTGTCAACAAAATTTACCACCCAAATGTTGATGAAAT GTCGGGATCAGTTTGTTTAGATGTTATCAACCAAACTTGGAGCCCCATGTTTG ACCTGGTTAATGTGTTTGAAGTGTTTCTGCCTCAACTTCTTTTGTATCCCAACCCATCGGATCCATTGAATGGAGAGGCTGCTGCTTTGATGATGCGCGATCGCACTGCTTATGATCAAAGAGTAAAAG AGTATTGTGAGAAATATGCAAAGGCAGAAGACGTAGGGGGTGCCCCAGAGGAGCATTCAAGTGATGAGGAGCTGAGCGAAGATGAGTATGACTCCGGGGATGATGCAGTCGCAGGCCAAGCCGATCCGTAG
- the LOC126626942 gene encoding probable E3 ubiquitin-protein ligase RHB1A encodes MGGCCCCSSKGTELNAAPTYYYFPRTSDEQVPLSSRQGGASAVSTGLLVDTNLDTSIPDTYRPPPAPIPYDVAIEDPHTPPSVQEICGSKSESALQTATNSDSVQEAVGRNTREASPKCEDLKDADCKAQTDSELDLLKKSEVELAKSVESFTLTIEEEDLCPTCLEEYDPQNPKITTKCDHHFHLACILEWMERSDTCPVCDQEMIFESPI; translated from the exons TTTCCAAGGACATCAGATGAGCAAGTTCCTTTATCGTCTCGCCAAGGAGGTGCCTCTGCAGTCTCTACTGGGCTCCTAGTTGATACAAATTTGGATACATCAATACCTGACACTTATAGACCACCTCCTGCCCCTATTCCATATGATGTGGCTATAGAAGATCCTCATACTCCACCATCGGTGCAAGAGATTTGTGGCAGCAAGAGTGAATCAGCATTGCAGACAGCAACAAATTCTGATTCTGTTCAAGAAGCAGTTGGTCGAAATACCCGAGAAGCTTCACCCAAGTGTGAAGACCTGAAGGATGCGGACTGCAAAGCCCAAACTGATTCAGAACTTGATCTGTTGAAGAAGTCAGAAGTTGAACTTGCGAAATCAGTGGAATCTTTTACTTTAACAATAGAGGAAGAGGATCTTTGTCCCACCTGTTTGGAAG AGTATGATCCACAAAATCCAAAAATTACCACAAAATGCGATCATCATTTTCACCTTGCTTGCATTCTTGAATGGATGGAACGAAGTGACACATGTCCTGTGTGTGATCAG GAAATGATATTTGAGTCTCCAATCTAG